Part of the Flavobacterium sp. MDT1-60 genome, TTGGCCACTTTCGGATGATAATATTTTAAGAATCCCCAAACTTTGCAGACTGCAGAAAGTTTTTCGGTTTCGGTAATTTTGGCCTGGCCGAAGGTAATTTGTGAAAGAAGTAAGAGAAAAAGAGGGTAATTTTTTTCATTAAATTTAGATCGTTTTTGGGTTTGTTTTGGTATAAATTAAAACCGAATGTAGCTATTAAAAATCAAATTCAATTACGGTTTTACGTAAAGGCCAGAAAGAATTTAACCGCAAGGTACCAAAGAGTTTACGCTATGGAACGCAAAGAAAATTAAAAACTTTGCATCTTTGCGTAAACCCTTTGCGCACCTTGCGGTTAAAAAAAAATCGCAAAGCTCTTTAAAACTCTGCGACTTTCTGTGTATTTTTTCGTGTATCTCTGCGAAATAAATTCCTAGTCCAATGCATCTAAAAGCTCCTGAACTTCGTCATAATCCTCATAATCCTGAGAAATGGTTTGCAGGATTTGTTTGCAGCCTTCGTAATCTTTTTTCTTTAATTTTATTAAAGCCAGATTCCAAATTGACTTATCCTTATAAATAGGGCTGTTGGCTTTCAATTCGTTAAAAACAGCTTCGGCTTTTTGATAGTGACTAACTTGTAATAAAGAAATACCATAATAATACTGAACTTCCGGTGTTTTGTTTTCTTTTAAAGCTGCTTCAAAAAACGGAACGGCTTCCTTAAATTTTCTGGTATTAAAAGCTTTTTCGGCTTGTAATAAATGCACATTCGTAGTGCTTCTTTCTGTAAAATGAGCTTGTCCGGGGTGATTGTAATCATTAAAGGCCGGATTTTGATTGTAGTCAAAAAAGAACAATCCAAATAAAATAATGACAGAGGCTGCCGCTGCATAATACCACGGACGCATTAATACTACTTTTGGTTTACTGTTATTGAAATGTTTTTCTGAAATTTGAGTCAGATTTTCCTTAAACGCTTCTCTTTCGGCTTCAAATCCAAATTTGTTTTCCAATTGAAGTTGTACCCCTTTGAAAGTCTCAAATTCTGATGCAAATTCCGGATCTTCGGCTAATTGTTTTTCAAAATCAGTTTTTTCGACAGCAGTCATTTCGCTTTGAAGATATTGATCAAATAATATGTAGCGTTCTTCGTTCATGACTAATTGTTTTTTAGAGAATTAAAATTTTTAGCTTCCTGAATCCACTGCGTTAACTGACCCACGCACAACGATTTCTTTTTACGGACATAACCGTAAGTAACGTTGAGTTTTTCAGCAACTTCTTCCATCGACTTAATTGAAAAACTCAGTTTTAAAAGTTCCTGACATTTATCCCCCAATTTCTGAAACATGGTATCAAAAAGTTGTTGTTTTTCGTCAAATTCTTCTGTTTGTCCAATTAATTCAAGTGCAGATTCATTCATAGATACAACGTCTTCATTAATTGTTACCCCTTTATTGGATGTTTTTTTTAACTCATTGAGCCATTTCCTTTTGCATAATAAAAAAAAGTAGGCATCAAACGGACACGTTAATTTTAATGTATTGGCTTTCGCCTGATTAAAAAGCAAAATCATGACTTCCTGAACGATATCCTGTGCCTGTTCTTTATCGCCCGAATTATTCATGACGAAAAAAACGACTTTTGGAACGAACTTCTTATATATAGACTGAATGATTGCCGAATCATTTGCAGCAAGTCCCTCAATATACATTTGGTCAGGATGAATTTTATTTGCGCCCATAAAAAAACTTTTTGATAGCTAATTTAGAAAAAGAATCTGAAATAAATCTCATTTACAGGGGTAACAATTACAAAATCAAATTGATATAACGGTACAACAATCTTTTAAAACCATAAAAAATTAAGAGAAATGAAAACGTATCAATTTACAAATAATAAAAATCTGGATCAGTTTTACGAAATGATTTCGGCCAAAAAACGAAATGGTTTTGTAATTATTGAACATAATGAAAAGCTGCCTTATGTGGTTTTATCCAAAGAAAAAAAATCCATTAAACATTCTTTCATCTCTTTCTTACCTGTCTCACATTTGGGCTTTGGTCGATTGTTTGGCTGTATTTAATAATTACGCTTTCGCGGAAGAAAAACATATTAGTCGCTGTCGACGAAGATGGAAACCTCTTTGAAGATAAATGTCTCTCCGTATAAATTAAAAAAAATTAAAAAACAGGGGGTAACAAT contains:
- a CDS encoding RNA polymerase sigma factor, encoding MGANKIHPDQMYIEGLAANDSAIIQSIYKKFVPKVVFFVMNNSGDKEQAQDIVQEVMILLFNQAKANTLKLTCPFDAYFFLLCKRKWLNELKKTSNKGVTINEDVVSMNESALELIGQTEEFDEKQQLFDTMFQKLGDKCQELLKLSFSIKSMEEVAEKLNVTYGYVRKKKSLCVGQLTQWIQEAKNFNSLKNN
- a CDS encoding tetratricopeptide repeat protein, with amino-acid sequence MNEERYILFDQYLQSEMTAVEKTDFEKQLAEDPEFASEFETFKGVQLQLENKFGFEAEREAFKENLTQISEKHFNNSKPKVVLMRPWYYAAAASVIILFGLFFFDYNQNPAFNDYNHPGQAHFTERSTTNVHLLQAEKAFNTRKFKEAVPFFEAALKENKTPEVQYYYGISLLQVSHYQKAEAVFNELKANSPIYKDKSIWNLALIKLKKKDYEGCKQILQTISQDYEDYDEVQELLDALD